In Jeotgalibaca arthritidis, a single genomic region encodes these proteins:
- the prfA gene encoding peptide chain release factor 1 has translation MFDQLDAFIIRYEELGELLSDPEVISDTARLMELTKEEANLRPKVEVFRRYKKMEEEIAETEEMLSEKLDAEMVELAKEELSELKNERIELEERIKVLLLPEDPNDGKNIIMEIRGAAGGDEAALFAGDLFEMYSKYSENQGWKVEVMDANITGIGGYKEIILMIKGQNVFSKLKYESGAHRVQRVPSTESQGRVHTSTATVVVMPEMEEVELDLADKDIRVDIYHASGAGGQHVNKTASAVRLTHIPTGIAVAMQDERSQLKNREKAMKVLRARVFDKMSSEAQSEYDANRKSAVGTGDRSERIRTYNFPQNRVTDHRIGLTIQKLDQILSGKFDEIVDALILADQTEKLENLNNGIN, from the coding sequence ATGTTTGATCAACTTGATGCATTCATCATCCGCTACGAAGAACTAGGAGAACTATTAAGTGATCCTGAGGTTATTTCGGATACAGCACGTTTGATGGAGTTAACGAAAGAAGAAGCAAATTTACGTCCAAAAGTAGAAGTATTTAGACGCTACAAAAAAATGGAAGAAGAAATTGCTGAGACAGAAGAGATGCTCTCTGAAAAATTAGATGCAGAAATGGTTGAATTGGCAAAAGAAGAACTATCTGAACTGAAAAATGAACGCATTGAACTTGAAGAACGTATTAAAGTTCTACTGTTACCTGAAGACCCAAATGATGGCAAAAATATTATCATGGAAATTCGTGGTGCTGCTGGTGGGGACGAAGCGGCTTTATTCGCAGGAGATTTGTTTGAAATGTATAGCAAATACTCTGAGAATCAAGGTTGGAAAGTAGAAGTCATGGATGCTAATATTACGGGCATTGGTGGTTATAAGGAAATTATTCTTATGATTAAAGGGCAAAATGTATTCTCTAAATTGAAATATGAAAGTGGTGCCCACCGTGTACAACGTGTGCCATCAACTGAATCACAAGGTCGTGTTCATACATCAACTGCAACAGTTGTGGTTATGCCAGAAATGGAAGAAGTAGAGCTAGACTTAGCTGATAAAGACATTCGTGTCGATATTTATCATGCAAGTGGTGCCGGTGGACAGCACGTTAACAAAACAGCATCTGCTGTTCGGTTAACTCATATTCCAACCGGTATTGCTGTTGCCATGCAGGATGAGCGTTCACAGCTGAAAAACCGTGAAAAAGCAATGAAAGTTTTGCGTGCACGTGTTTTTGATAAAATGTCTAGTGAAGCACAATCTGAATATGACGCAAATAGAAAATCTGCAGTGGGAACAGGGGATCGTTCGGAACGGATTCGTACCTACAACTTCCCTCAAAACCGTGTGACAGATCACCGTATTGGTCTAACCATTCAAAAACTAGATCAAATACTAAGTGGTAAGTTTGATGAAATCGTCGATGCTTTAATCCTCGCTGATCAAACTGAAAAACTGGAGAACTTAAATAATGGAATCAATTAG
- a CDS encoding type 1 glutamine amidotransferase, translated as MKLRIGHLYGNLLNTYGDNGNLLMLQYCAKQRGVQVETDIVSLNQPFNPNDYDLVFFGGGQDYEQYIVSKDIQAKADAIKTYIDNDGVLLAICGGYQLLGHYYVDAKGKKISGISAIDYYTLNQDNNRFIGDITIVDEETGDTYNGFENHNGRTFLGDGVQPLGIVQVGKGNNGEDKTEGARYKNVFCSYFHGPLLVRNNHLAERIVDLAIKNHQKKNLLA; from the coding sequence TTGAAACTACGCATTGGTCATTTATACGGAAATCTATTAAATACATATGGCGACAACGGAAACTTACTGATGTTGCAATACTGCGCTAAACAAAGAGGCGTTCAAGTCGAAACTGACATTGTGAGTTTAAATCAACCCTTCAATCCCAATGACTATGATCTTGTCTTCTTCGGTGGCGGTCAGGATTATGAACAATATATCGTTTCAAAAGATATCCAAGCAAAAGCTGATGCTATTAAAACCTACATTGATAACGATGGTGTCTTACTTGCCATTTGTGGCGGCTACCAATTATTAGGTCACTACTATGTCGATGCTAAAGGTAAAAAAATTAGCGGCATTAGTGCTATTGATTACTACACTTTGAACCAAGATAATAATCGCTTTATCGGAGACATTACAATCGTTGATGAAGAGACAGGCGATACTTACAATGGTTTTGAAAATCACAACGGTCGGACATTCTTAGGTGACGGTGTTCAGCCTTTAGGTATTGTTCAAGTGGGTAAAGGAAATAATGGTGAGGATAAAACAGAAGGCGCACGTTATAAAAATGTTTTCTGCTCTTATTTCCATGGTCCTCTATTAGTTAGAAACAACCATTTAGCAGAACGTATTGTTGATTTAGCTATTAAAAACCATCAAAAAAAGAACTTATTAGCATAA
- a CDS encoding Mur ligase family protein, producing the protein MSIRGALAISVGKGTQWALRKFTNGGSSLPGKLAAKIDPAVLAQLSKDYEVAIITGTNGKTLTTSLTYHVLQQKFDRVLTNPTGANMAQGIISTFLDPQPTKAGQKKMAILEVDEASLIHVTKYIKPKIIVNTNVFRDQMDRFGEIYTIYQKMVDGAALAPNATILANGDSPIFNSKDIVNPQIYFGFNHQEDGETMAHYNTDGVLCPNCQNILHYKFNTYANLGKYYCPNCEFKRPELKYAVTAVDHLDYQSSTFEIDGHPFKINVAGLYNIYNALAAYSVGREFGLSVEEIQKGFSSAEQKFGRQETIKIGSKTIILNLIKNPVGLNQIIDLLDYETDPFSLSVVLNDRPADGTDVSWIWDGDFEKLTTHHIESVSVSGIRREEMQLRLKVAGLSEEEMTSYDTVGSLIDSFQNQPTEKIYVMATYTAVLNLRKELAERGYIKERMK; encoded by the coding sequence TTGAGTATAAGGGGAGCATTGGCCATTTCGGTCGGAAAAGGAACACAATGGGCACTACGTAAATTTACTAACGGCGGAAGCAGTTTGCCTGGTAAACTGGCAGCTAAAATTGATCCAGCTGTATTGGCACAATTATCAAAAGACTATGAAGTCGCAATCATTACTGGTACAAATGGTAAGACACTAACAACTTCCCTAACCTACCATGTTTTACAACAAAAATTTGACCGCGTTTTAACCAATCCAACAGGTGCAAACATGGCACAAGGGATTATTTCGACATTTTTAGATCCGCAACCAACAAAAGCTGGACAAAAGAAAATGGCGATTCTCGAAGTCGATGAAGCAAGTTTAATTCATGTGACTAAATATATTAAACCAAAAATTATTGTGAATACGAATGTTTTCCGTGATCAAATGGACCGTTTCGGTGAAATCTATACGATTTATCAAAAAATGGTTGATGGTGCTGCACTAGCTCCAAATGCAACTATTTTAGCTAATGGTGATAGCCCTATTTTTAATTCTAAAGATATTGTTAATCCACAAATTTATTTTGGCTTTAACCATCAAGAAGATGGCGAGACAATGGCTCACTATAATACAGACGGTGTCTTATGTCCCAACTGCCAAAATATTTTACATTATAAATTTAATACTTATGCAAACCTTGGCAAGTATTATTGTCCGAATTGTGAGTTTAAACGTCCTGAGTTGAAGTACGCGGTGACAGCTGTTGATCATTTGGATTACCAATCATCAACCTTTGAAATCGATGGTCATCCGTTTAAAATCAATGTTGCTGGACTCTATAATATTTACAACGCTCTAGCTGCTTATTCAGTAGGTCGAGAATTTGGCCTAAGCGTTGAAGAGATTCAAAAGGGATTCTCTTCTGCTGAACAAAAATTCGGTCGCCAAGAAACCATTAAAATCGGCAGTAAAACGATTATTTTAAACCTAATTAAAAACCCAGTGGGATTAAACCAGATTATTGATTTGCTTGATTATGAAACAGATCCCTTCTCACTTTCGGTTGTTTTAAATGACCGTCCAGCAGATGGTACTGACGTGAGCTGGATTTGGGATGGCGATTTTGAAAAACTAACGACTCATCATATCGAAAGCGTTAGCGTAAGTGGTATTCGCCGTGAGGAAATGCAATTGCGTTTGAAAGTTGCAGGACTCTCTGAAGAAGAAATGACGAGCTACGATACAGTCGGTTCTCTTATTGATTCTTTCCAAAATCAACCGACAGAAAAAATTTATGTGATGGCAACTTATACAGCTGTTCTTAACTTACGAAAAGAATTAGCAGAACGTGGTTACATCAAAGAGAGGATGAAATAG
- the glyA gene encoding serine hydroxymethyltransferase: MFDKEIFDAIEKEKNRQEEGIELIASENVVSVDVLRAQGSILTNKYAEGYPGRRYYGGCEFVDVIESLAISRAKELFGAEYANVQPHSGSQANMAAYMALVQPGDKILGMDLNHGGHLTHGSAVNFSGKNYQFISYGIDKETGAINYDTVREIAIKEQPQLIVAGASAYSRHIDFKKFREIADEVGAKLMVDMAHIAGLCATGYHQNPVEYADVVTSTTHKTLRGPRGGLILAKKEYAKKLNSAIFPGIQGGPLEHVIAAKAVAFLEALQPEYKDYINQVVKNAKAMENAFKQSQFNVISDGTDNHLLLLDVSPYGINGKELEILLDEVGITVNKNAIPYDQLPPTKTSGIRIGTPAITTRGFKEDESTKVAELIIKVASNQDNPAVLDEVKNNVRQLTQAFPLHIGK, from the coding sequence GTGTTTGATAAAGAAATTTTTGATGCAATTGAAAAAGAAAAAAATCGCCAAGAAGAAGGAATTGAGTTAATTGCTTCAGAAAACGTGGTCTCAGTGGATGTTTTAAGAGCACAGGGCAGCATTTTAACAAATAAATATGCAGAAGGATACCCTGGCAGACGTTATTATGGGGGCTGTGAGTTTGTCGATGTTATTGAATCTTTAGCTATTTCACGAGCTAAGGAATTATTCGGCGCAGAATATGCTAATGTTCAACCACATTCAGGAAGTCAGGCTAACATGGCTGCTTATATGGCATTGGTTCAACCAGGTGATAAAATTCTTGGTATGGACTTGAATCATGGCGGTCATTTAACACACGGATCTGCTGTTAACTTTAGTGGTAAGAACTACCAATTCATTTCTTATGGTATTGATAAAGAAACAGGAGCAATAAACTACGATACCGTTCGTGAGATTGCTATTAAAGAACAACCACAATTAATTGTAGCAGGAGCAAGTGCTTATTCACGTCATATTGATTTTAAAAAATTCCGCGAAATTGCTGATGAAGTTGGCGCGAAATTGATGGTTGATATGGCTCACATCGCTGGTTTGTGCGCAACAGGTTATCATCAAAATCCTGTTGAATACGCTGATGTGGTTACTTCGACAACTCATAAAACATTACGTGGCCCTCGTGGTGGTTTAATCCTTGCGAAAAAAGAGTACGCAAAAAAATTAAATTCTGCTATTTTCCCTGGTATCCAAGGTGGACCACTTGAACATGTCATTGCTGCTAAAGCAGTTGCCTTCCTTGAAGCCCTACAACCAGAGTACAAAGATTATATTAATCAAGTTGTTAAAAATGCTAAAGCAATGGAAAATGCCTTTAAACAATCACAGTTTAACGTGATTAGCGACGGGACAGATAACCATTTGTTACTATTAGATGTTTCCCCTTACGGCATTAATGGAAAAGAATTGGAAATACTATTAGATGAAGTGGGTATCACTGTTAATAAAAATGCGATTCCATATGACCAACTACCCCCTACAAAAACAAGTGGTATTCGAATTGGAACACCAGCGATTACAACACGTGGATTTAAGGAAGATGAATCGACAAAAGTAGCAGAGTTAATTATAAAAGTAGCTTCTAATCAAGATAATCCAGCTGTTCTAGATGAAGTGAAAAACAACGTGCGTCAATTGACACAGGCCTTTCCACTTCACATTGGAAAATAA
- a CDS encoding thymidine kinase: MAQLFFKYGAMNSGKTIEILKVAHNYEEQNKPVLIFTSAIDDRDQVGYVASRIGLRREAYAIREDTDIYEVVKSEKEKPYCVLLDEAQFLAKHHILQLAKIVDELGIPVMAFGLKNDFTNELFEGSKYLLLYADKFEEIKTICWYCHKKASMNMRIIDGKPVYEGEQIQIGGNESYIPVCRNHYFHPEL, from the coding sequence ATGGCACAATTATTTTTTAAATATGGCGCGATGAATAGTGGGAAAACAATTGAAATTCTAAAAGTTGCCCACAATTACGAAGAACAAAATAAGCCAGTATTAATTTTTACTAGTGCTATCGATGACCGTGATCAAGTTGGCTATGTCGCAAGTAGAATTGGTCTTCGTAGGGAAGCCTATGCTATTCGCGAGGACACAGATATTTATGAAGTGGTAAAATCTGAGAAGGAGAAACCATACTGTGTACTTTTAGATGAAGCTCAGTTTTTAGCTAAACACCATATATTACAATTAGCTAAAATTGTAGATGAGTTAGGTATACCGGTCATGGCTTTTGGTCTTAAGAACGATTTTACAAATGAGTTATTTGAAGGATCGAAGTATTTGTTGCTTTATGCAGATAAATTTGAAGAAATAAAAACAATTTGTTGGTATTGCCATAAAAAAGCATCGATGAATATGCGTATTATAGATGGTAAACCTGTTTATGAAGGTGAACAAATTCAAATTGGCGGCAATGAATCGTATATTCCAGTTTGTCGTAACCATTATTTCCATCCAGAACTGTAG
- a CDS encoding DUF1648 domain-containing protein, with amino-acid sequence MWLFIGLMVFTVIAMGVTTGLTPYFSRRATPFGISVPVDELKSVFLKGLVKNYVTINVVISVLLALPMLVMPFVFEGEAVEVAVSIYLIVSIFLFMAISFALYLFYRKKITTWKKQFINDTNDIKKTVIIDTNFHKDLKLISSRAVILWQLFIIVMTTLIALLNYDRIPNQIPINFDSQFQANQFVMKSYVTVLAFPGLQMLMVPILYLAYYSFIKSRQKLSPLAPLVSSLKSKLFRQAWTRFFFALSILTQLLISVSFLTTTLLDETYIWIAMVSIFTFLVFTIASSIYLSLKYGQAGEKLKIDNDDETSQYYQDPEDDDKWLAGMFYYNPDDAAIFVEKRFGIGTTVNLARWQAWAFTLGIVILTLAMVLWGLLLDQ; translated from the coding sequence ATGTGGTTATTTATTGGATTGATGGTTTTTACTGTCATTGCTATGGGGGTGACGACTGGATTAACGCCTTACTTTAGTAGAAGGGCAACGCCATTTGGCATTAGTGTGCCAGTCGATGAGTTAAAATCAGTTTTTTTAAAAGGTCTCGTTAAGAATTATGTCACGATTAATGTTGTGATCAGTGTGTTACTTGCACTTCCGATGTTAGTCATGCCCTTTGTTTTTGAGGGTGAAGCGGTTGAGGTTGCGGTATCGATTTACCTTATAGTGAGTATCTTTTTATTTATGGCGATATCATTTGCTCTGTATCTGTTCTATCGAAAGAAAATAACGACTTGGAAAAAACAGTTTATTAATGATACAAACGACATAAAGAAGACCGTTATTATTGATACTAATTTTCATAAAGACTTAAAATTAATTTCCAGTCGTGCTGTCATTTTGTGGCAACTCTTTATTATTGTGATGACTACTTTGATTGCTTTATTGAATTATGATCGTATACCCAATCAAATCCCGATTAACTTTGATTCGCAGTTTCAAGCTAATCAATTTGTAATGAAGTCTTACGTCACGGTTTTAGCATTTCCTGGCCTGCAAATGCTAATGGTTCCTATCTTATATTTAGCTTATTATTCCTTTATTAAATCACGTCAAAAACTTTCTCCTTTGGCGCCACTTGTGTCCAGTCTAAAGAGTAAGCTATTTCGCCAAGCATGGACGCGTTTTTTCTTTGCACTCTCGATATTGACACAGCTATTAATATCAGTCTCGTTTCTAACAACTACATTGTTGGATGAAACTTATATTTGGATTGCGATGGTATCTATTTTTACCTTCTTAGTCTTTACCATAGCTAGTTCGATCTATTTATCTCTTAAGTACGGTCAAGCTGGTGAAAAACTAAAAATTGACAATGATGATGAGACTAGCCAATACTACCAAGATCCCGAAGATGATGATAAGTGGTTAGCAGGAATGTTTTATTATAATCCCGATGACGCAGCTATTTTTGTCGAAAAACGCTTCGGTATTGGAACGACCGTAAATTTAGCCAGATGGCAGGCTTGGGCGTTCACATTAGGCATAGTGATTCTAACGTTAGCGATGGTCCTTTGGGGATTATTACTGGATCAATAA
- a CDS encoding ABC transporter ATP-binding protein has protein sequence MRNAPRGAVVKPKNFWGTLKRLLKYMSLKKWLLLFAFLLSGTATILQIFTPKVLGSATTVIFEGVMKGSQEGADGIARFPIDFDTIKSILILLFGLYVANAVLSYIAQFTLVRIVQKTVYDLRQDFKKKMSRVPISYYDSNSNGDIMSRAINDVDNIARQLVQIVNQAIISVVQFFGILIMMLTISWKLSLVALITVPLSAFIISRIAPKSQKYFGKQQRELGKLNGQIEENFSGHTEIIAFNQEEKSIEIFEEQNEKLFKVSFKAQFVSGVLMPLMNMVKNLGYVFVAVLGGLEVANGAMSLGNVQAFLTYTNQFSEPMKQLTNILNTIQSIIASTERIFEVLDEEEMPITKTNKPKVETDDKLTFEHVRFGYGDSADLMTDFNLSVKAGQMIAIVGPTGAGKSTIINLLERFYDIRGGSIRLDGTDTRDIDRDELRNHFAMVLQDTWLFHGTIFDNIKYGAREGVSDEEVYAAAKMAHADEFIRTLPDGYQTYLNEDASNISQGQRQLLTIARAFIRNPEILILDEATSSVDTRTEILIQQAMRKLLEGRTSFVVAHRLSTIRDADNIIVMNQGDIMETGNHNELMAQGGFYADLYNSQFNEAS, from the coding sequence ATGAGAAATGCACCACGAGGAGCAGTAGTCAAACCTAAAAATTTTTGGGGAACACTTAAACGACTGCTTAAATATATGTCATTGAAAAAATGGCTACTATTATTCGCCTTTTTACTATCAGGGACTGCTACTATTTTACAAATTTTTACACCCAAAGTTTTAGGTAGTGCAACAACGGTTATTTTTGAAGGTGTGATGAAAGGGTCTCAAGAAGGAGCAGATGGTATAGCTCGCTTCCCGATTGACTTTGATACGATTAAAAGTATTTTAATATTACTGTTTGGCCTTTACGTTGCTAATGCAGTCTTGAGCTACATTGCACAGTTTACACTTGTTCGTATTGTTCAAAAAACGGTTTATGACTTGCGCCAAGACTTCAAGAAAAAAATGTCACGTGTTCCGATTTCTTATTATGACAGCAATAGTAACGGTGACATTATGAGTCGTGCTATTAATGATGTGGATAATATCGCGCGTCAGCTCGTTCAAATTGTTAACCAAGCGATCATTAGTGTCGTTCAATTTTTCGGGATTTTGATTATGATGTTAACCATTAGTTGGAAACTTAGTTTAGTAGCCTTAATTACAGTTCCGTTAAGTGCCTTCATTATTTCGCGTATTGCACCAAAATCACAAAAGTATTTTGGTAAGCAACAACGAGAATTAGGTAAATTAAACGGACAAATTGAAGAGAATTTTTCAGGACATACTGAAATTATTGCCTTCAACCAAGAAGAAAAGTCCATTGAAATCTTTGAAGAACAGAACGAAAAACTCTTTAAGGTTTCCTTTAAAGCACAATTTGTCTCAGGTGTTCTGATGCCATTGATGAACATGGTTAAAAACTTAGGTTATGTTTTTGTTGCTGTTTTAGGGGGATTGGAAGTTGCAAATGGGGCAATGAGTTTAGGTAATGTACAAGCATTCCTGACTTACACCAACCAATTCTCAGAGCCAATGAAACAATTAACCAATATCTTAAATACCATTCAATCTATTATTGCATCAACAGAACGTATCTTTGAAGTTTTAGATGAAGAAGAAATGCCAATCACTAAAACGAATAAACCAAAAGTTGAAACAGATGACAAATTAACATTTGAACACGTTCGCTTTGGTTATGGCGATTCAGCTGACTTGATGACTGACTTTAATTTAAGTGTCAAAGCTGGTCAAATGATTGCTATTGTTGGACCAACTGGAGCAGGTAAGTCAACTATCATTAACTTATTAGAACGTTTCTATGATATTAGAGGAGGAAGCATTCGCTTAGATGGTACGGATACACGCGACATTGACCGTGACGAATTACGTAACCACTTTGCCATGGTTCTTCAAGATACATGGTTATTCCATGGTACTATTTTCGATAATATTAAATATGGTGCTCGAGAAGGTGTTTCGGATGAAGAGGTTTATGCAGCAGCTAAAATGGCTCATGCAGATGAATTTATTCGAACATTACCTGATGGCTACCAAACTTATCTGAATGAAGATGCAAGTAATATCTCACAAGGGCAACGTCAGTTATTGACGATTGCACGTGCCTTCATTCGAAATCCTGAAATTCTAATTCTTGATGAAGCGACATCGAGTGTTGATACGCGAACTGAAATTCTGATTCAACAAGCAATGAGAAAATTACTTGAAGGAAGAACGAGTTTCGTTGTTGCCCATCGTCTATCTACTATTCGTGACGCTGACAATATTATCGTTATGAACCAAGGAGACATTATGGAAACAGGTAACCATAATGAATTGATGGCACAAGGCGGATTCTACGCCGATTTATATAACAGTCAATTTAACGAAGCATCTTAA
- a CDS encoding GntR family transcriptional regulator, whose translation MFLEIEQTSPIAIYTQLTSQIKKAIVKETLVAGDDLPSVRVLASDLGVNMHTVNKAYNILTEEGLLLKSKKGYVVSPKINRQTDEEQEDEMKKRLEDVLVDILVHNHSEKTVQEWLSELTVALRKGDN comes from the coding sequence ATGTTTTTAGAAATTGAACAGACGAGTCCGATTGCAATTTATACCCAATTGACTAGCCAAATAAAAAAAGCCATCGTCAAAGAAACCTTAGTCGCAGGGGATGACTTGCCGAGTGTTCGTGTTTTGGCGAGCGACCTAGGTGTTAATATGCATACCGTTAATAAGGCATACAATATTCTGACAGAAGAAGGCTTGCTGTTAAAAAGTAAAAAAGGTTATGTCGTGAGTCCGAAAATTAATCGTCAAACTGACGAAGAGCAAGAGGATGAAATGAAGAAACGTTTGGAAGATGTATTAGTGGATATACTCGTTCATAATCATTCTGAGAAAACAGTTCAAGAATGGTTGTCGGAACTCACGGTAGCATTAAGAAAGGGGGATAACTAG
- the prmC gene encoding peptide chain release factor N(5)-glutamine methyltransferase, with the protein MESISTRTYQQVVQSAVKYLEKLELNTYIAERLLLDRLDWTKTDFIRHLNHTMEESVYLQYLDDLNEFIKGKPLQYIVGKEWFYDYALKVTQDTLIPRPETEELVHRALSHLNKVAEDKPLRILDIGTGSGAIAITMKKERPQDEVTATDISEKALEVAIENAGTHQVEIRFLKGDLLEPVSLETFDCIISNPPYIGYDEKDLMDSSVLQYEPHTALFAENHGLSLYERLAYELPFHLKTDGCLFMEIGFQQGEKLKSLYQQAFPDKEVSIEKDINGLDRMLIVK; encoded by the coding sequence ATGGAATCAATTAGTACGCGAACATATCAGCAAGTTGTTCAAAGTGCCGTGAAATACCTAGAAAAATTAGAATTAAATACTTATATCGCAGAACGCTTACTCCTAGACCGATTGGATTGGACGAAGACAGACTTTATTCGTCATCTCAACCATACAATGGAAGAATCAGTTTATCTTCAGTATTTAGATGATCTTAATGAGTTTATCAAGGGGAAGCCATTGCAATACATCGTCGGTAAAGAATGGTTTTACGACTATGCCTTAAAAGTCACTCAAGATACGCTTATTCCGCGACCAGAAACAGAAGAGTTGGTTCACCGCGCACTTAGTCATTTGAATAAAGTAGCCGAGGATAAACCTTTGCGTATTTTGGATATCGGAACAGGATCAGGTGCTATTGCAATTACGATGAAGAAGGAACGCCCGCAAGATGAGGTAACAGCGACCGATATTTCTGAGAAGGCATTAGAAGTGGCTATTGAAAATGCTGGAACACATCAAGTAGAAATCCGCTTTTTAAAGGGAGACTTACTTGAACCTGTGTCGCTTGAAACCTTTGATTGCATTATCAGCAATCCACCTTATATTGGTTACGATGAAAAAGACTTAATGGATTCGTCTGTTCTCCAATACGAACCCCACACGGCTTTGTTTGCTGAGAATCATGGCTTGAGCCTATATGAGCGTCTTGCTTACGAACTGCCATTTCATTTAAAAACAGACGGTTGTTTATTTATGGAAATTGGTTTCCAGCAGGGTGAAAAATTGAAATCACTCTATCAACAAGCTTTTCCAGATAAAGAGGTTTCAATTGAAAAAGATATTAATGGCTTAGATCGTATGTTAATTGTTAAATAA